CCGTCGAGGAACGTGATGGCGCTTTTGGTGGCGCCGGTGTTCTTGTAGCCTGAATCGAGGGTGACGTAACCGGTTTGGTCACGCAACTTGCCGATGTCAAACGCTTTTTCGTGTTCGGTACCTTCAATGACGGGCAAGCTAATGGATTTGCCGTCGAGGATAAGTTCAGCAGATTCTGCCATGGGCGGGAGGGATGTGAGGGGAATTTCAGTGCGAAACTAAGGCATAAGCCGTGCGCCGGGAAATTTTCCAGCTATTTGGCCCGGCATTGGTACAGAATAACTAGCGTGCAGGTTCGATAAATAAAAGATAGGCATGGAGCTAATCAGTTATTTACCGATGCAGAACTGTGTGAAAATGCTGGTGAGCAGGTCTTCGGAAGAAATTTCTCCGGTAATCTCACCCAGCGCTGCCAGGGCGTGGCGCAGGTCGGCAGCCAGCAGCTCGGTGCCCTGGCCGGTATCCAGGCCCGCCTGCACGGCCTGAAGGTGGGCGGCAGCCGTTTCCAGCGCGCGGGCATGGCGCACATTGGTGACGATGGTAGCGGACGCGGTGTTCTCCAGCGCGGAGCCCCGCACTTCGGTTAGCAATGCCGTTTGCAGCTCATCCAACCCACGCTTTTGGCCGGCGGCTACCAGCACCATGGGCGTGGGGCTGGCCAAGCCTACCTGCGCGGCTTGAAATTGAGCTAAAAAAGCTCCTTGCGCGTTGGGCGTTGCCAAATCGGTTTTGTTGCCCACCGCCAGCACCGGCAAGGCTAGGCCCCTGGTGAGCTCCTGGATTTCGGCTATTACCTCCGCCGGCGTCATTTCGGTCAGGTCGAACAAATAGAGCAGCAGGGCGGCCTGGCGCACGCGCTGGCGGGTGCGGCTCACGCCAATGGCTTCCACCTCATCGGCGGGATTGTCGCGCAGCCCGGCGGTGTCCACGAAGCGAAACCGGAGGCCGTCGATGCTGACCTCGTCTTCGATAAAGTCGCGGGTGGTGCCCGGAATGGCCGACACAATGGCGCGCTCCTCGCGCAGCAAGGCGTTGAGCAGCGTGGACTTGCCGGCATTGGGCCGCCCGGCAATGACCACGGTAATGCCGTTCTTGATGACGTTGCCCAACTCGAAGGAATGGAGCAGCCCGGCCACCACCCCGCGCACTTCGCTCAGGAGTTGGGCCAGGCCGGTGCGGTCGGCAAACTCCACGTCCTCTTCACCAAAGTCCAGCTCCAGCTCCAGCAAGGCCGCGAACTTGATGAGCCGGGCCCGGAGCTCGCGCAGCTCCTGCGAGAAGCCGCCGCGCAGCTGGTTCAGCGCCACCCGGTGGCTCAGGGCCGAATCGGAGGCGATGAGGTCGGCCACGGCTTCGGCCTGGGCCAGGTCCATGGCCCCGTTCAGAAAAGCCCGCTTGGTAAACTCGCCAGCTTCGGCCAGACGGGCGCCCTGGCGCAGGAGCAAGCCCAGCACCTGGCGCACAACGTAATCGGAGCCGTGGCAGCTGATTTCTACCACGTCTTCGCGGGTGAACGAGCGCGGGCTGCGGTAGAGCGCCGCTACTACTTCGTCCAGAATTTCACCCGAGCTGGGGTCGCGCAGGGTGCCGTAGTGCAGCGTGTGGCCCGCGGCATCGGGCATGCTTTTCTTAGAGAATACCGAGGCCGTGATGGCGATGGCCGCCGGGCCCGATAGGCGGACCACCGCCAGCGCGCCCGCACCGGGAGGCGTGGACAAGGCGACGATTGTATCGGAAAAAATGGTTTGGACCACGGAGTTAGTAGAAGATATCGGATGCCGCGAATTGAGCTGGCAATTCCGTGGGAAAGGCTATTCAGTT
This region of Hymenobacter sedentarius genomic DNA includes:
- the mnmE gene encoding tRNA uridine-5-carboxymethylaminomethyl(34) synthesis GTPase MnmE; this translates as MVQTIFSDTIVALSTPPGAGALAVVRLSGPAAIAITASVFSKKSMPDAAGHTLHYGTLRDPSSGEILDEVVAALYRSPRSFTREDVVEISCHGSDYVVRQVLGLLLRQGARLAEAGEFTKRAFLNGAMDLAQAEAVADLIASDSALSHRVALNQLRGGFSQELRELRARLIKFAALLELELDFGEEDVEFADRTGLAQLLSEVRGVVAGLLHSFELGNVIKNGITVVIAGRPNAGKSTLLNALLREERAIVSAIPGTTRDFIEDEVSIDGLRFRFVDTAGLRDNPADEVEAIGVSRTRQRVRQAALLLYLFDLTEMTPAEVIAEIQELTRGLALPVLAVGNKTDLATPNAQGAFLAQFQAAQVGLASPTPMVLVAAGQKRGLDELQTALLTEVRGSALENTASATIVTNVRHARALETAAAHLQAVQAGLDTGQGTELLAADLRHALAALGEITGEISSEDLLTSIFTQFCIGK